Within Pseudomonas sp. LBUM920, the genomic segment TGCGCGTCAACACCGGGTTGCCGTTGGCGTCCAGGTTGGTGGTGGTGGTCCACGAGGTGCCGATCTGCCCCAGGCTCGGCGCGTGGTAAGCATTGTTGACCGTGGCGCGCACGCCCACTTGCGGGGTGAAGTCATAACGCGCCGAGAGCTTGCCGGTGGTGGCCGAGCCGAAGTCCGAGTAGTGCTCGGTGCGCCCGGCTACGCCGACTTGCAGCTTGTCGGTGACCTGGTTTTCGAGGCCGAAATACACGCCGCCCACGTCCCGTTTAAACGTGCCGGCGTCTTCCGGGGTCAGGCCCGAGGCTTGTACCGCGCCAACCTGTACGCCATCGATGCCGCCGTAGGAATAGGAATCGTAGTCGCCGGCTTCGAGGCGATATTGCTCATGCCGATACGCCACTCCGCCGGAGACAGTCAGCGGGTGGCTGGACCAGTTCACGTCCAGGTCCTTGGCGTAGTCCAGGGTGATGTTGGTCTGGTCGTTGACCAGCGTGGCGACGTTGAACTTGGTCGGGCTGTTGGCGCCGTAGCTCGGGTTGACCGTGTTGAAGGCCAGCTCGTCGTGCTCGTCGCGCCCGTAGGTGGCGCTCAGGTCGAAGCGGCCAATGCTGTCGTCTTCATAACGCGTGCCCACGGTGATGGCGCCGTCTTCGTAGCGATAGCGGTACTTGGGAATCGTGCCGCCGGGGTAGATCGAGGCAACGTTGTTCGGGCTGCTGGCCAACAGCGGCGGCGTGTTGTTCACCGAGGTGTCCTGGCCGAAGGTGGCGAAGCTGTAGACGCGCCATTGGTCGTTCAGGCCGATCTCGGCGTTGGCCGCCAGGTTGTATTTGTCACGCCCGGCGCCGCCCCAGCGTGGGTCTTGCACGTGACCGTCGGCGATGTACTTGTCGCCAATGTCGTCGGGCTTGTTGTTCAGCGTGTTGAAGCTCAGGGTCAGGAAGCCATCGCCCGGCAGGCCAATGCCGTACCAGCCGTCGGTGGTTTTGCTGAAGCCATCGCCCTGGGCGTATTTGCCCAGTTGCGTGTTGATGCCGCCCCCGCTGTCGCGCTCCTTGAGCACGATGTTGACCACCCCGGCCACCGCGTCGGAGCCGTACTGTGCCGACGCGCCATCACGCAGCACTTCGACGTGGTCGATGGCGCTGATGGGGATCATGTCCAGGTCCACCGGCTGGGCGCCAATGAACGGCACGCCGCCGGAAATATTCACCACCGCCGAGGTGTGCCGGCGCTTGCCGTTGATCAGCACCAAGGTCTGGTCAGGCGACAGGCCACGCAAGGAAGCGCCCTTGGGGTCTTGCCCGCGGGTGGCGCTGTTGTTCTGCGGAAAGTTGAACGACGGCAGCAGTTGGAACAGCGCTTGGTTAAGGCTGGTGGCGCCGGTTTGCTTGAGTTCTTCGGCGTTGATCACATCCACCGGCGCGCTGCTGGTCAGGGCGGTGGCATTGCTGCGCCGGGTGCCGATGGCGACCACGCGGTCGAGGGTCGGCGCCTGCGCGGCGCTGGTCTGCGCCTTGACGCTGCTGGTCGCGTTTTTGGCTGCGCCTTCCTTGATGATGAACGCACCGTCCGGGCTCACCTGCACTTGCAGGCCGGTGCCCTTGAGCGCGGCGTCTACCGCCTGGTGCGCTGACAGCGAACCGTCGACAGTGGCCGAGGAATAATTGCCCAGTTGTGGCGTGAAGGAAATCACCTGGCCGCTCTGGCGGCTGATGTTCAACAGCACTTCATCCAGCGGGCCGGGGGCGATGTGGTAGACCTGACGCGCCTCTTCGGCGCTGGCGGCAAATGACAGAAACAGGCTGGCCAACGGCACCAGGGCAAAGGTTCGAAGCGGCACACGGTTGAACTGATTCACTTTGGCTCCCCCCAAGGAAACTCGAGAACGCTGCTCCCCGCAGCGCTTACGGGAGTGATGTGGGATGGCGGGGGCAAAACTTGCAGATCGTTTGGTTATGTCGATAGAACCCACCCGCGAAGTGAAAACCCCACCCCTGTGGGAGCTGGCTTGCCTGCGATGCAGGCGACTGGGTCCATCAGCCACAACCAGGTGATGCCATCGCAGGCAAGCCAGCTCCCACATTGGCCGAGCAAGTCCGTCAGGCCGCATTGACGGTCACCCACAACCCGGTGCGGCGGGTGATGTGGATCGGCAAGGTGCGCGCCAGGGTGTCGAGGATTTGCTGCGGGTTGTCCAGCCGATAAAGGCCGCTGACGCGCAAGCCGGCGACTGACGGGTCCAGGCGCAACACGCCAGTGTGATAGGGCCGCAACGCGTCGATGACTTCGGCCAGCGGACGGTCACGCACTTGCAGGAAGCCGTCGATCCACGCCGTGGCGCCGGCCGAACTGACCTGCACCGGGCCGAAGCCGGCGCGGTCGAAATGCACTTCATGGCCGGCGGCGAGTTGCAGGCGTTCGCCGCTCTGACGATCGATTTCCAGCGCGCCATCGAGCGCCACGACCTGGCCCTGCCCTTGCCGCTCGCGCAACACAAAGCGATTGCCGCAGGCGCGCACCTGCGCCTGCTCGGTCTGAATCAGAAACGGGCGGTTGCGGTCGCTGGCGACCCTGGCCAGCAACTCGCCTTCGCGCAGGCGCACCAGGCGCCGCTGCGGGTCGAACTGGATATCCGCCGCGCTTTGCGCGTTGAGCAACAACTCGCTGCCATCGGCCAGGGTAACGGTGCGACGTTCACCGGTGCCGGTGCGGACGTCCGCAGTCAGGTCCGCTAACCCCATGGGTTTGCTCAACAGCGCAGCGCCCATGGCCACGCCTGCACCCGCCAATGCGACCTGCAAGACATGGCGGCGGCTGGAAGGCGCATCCAGCGCTTGCTGCAGAACCTTGCCGCTTACGCCCTGCGCTTGCGCAACCTGAAACACGCCAAGGCGCGTTTCCAGTTGCCGGCACAACGCGTCATGCCGCGGGTCGGCTGCGCGCCAGTGGTGATAGCGTTGCCAGTCCGCCGCCGTGGCCTCGCCCGAACGCAGCAGCACGTACCAGCGCGTGGCGCTGTCGATCAAGGCGTCGTTCATTCCAGGCACAGCCGCAGGCAACGGTTGAGCGCGCGGGCCATGTAGTCGCTGACCGAGCGTTGGGAAATCCCCAGTTCAGCGGCAATCTCGGGATACGTCAGGCCATTGAGTTGCGACAGCAGGAAGGTCGCCTTGACCTTGGCCGGCAAGCCGTCGAGCAACTGGTCGATGGCCTGCAAGGCTTCGAGCATGTGCGCCAGGTCTTCGGGAGACGGTGCGGTGCAGGTTTCGTCGTTGTCCAGGGCATCGAGATAAGCGCGCTCCAGATCCCGCCGGCGCCACAGCTGGTACATCAGGCGCTGGGCAATGGTGGTGAGCAAGGCGCGGGGCTGACGAATCGGCACCACGCCTGGCGAACTCAGCAGTTGGACGAAGGTGTCGGCGGCGATGTCTTCGGCGTGGGCACGCGAGTCGAGATGGCGGTGCAAACGGCTGCACAGCCAGTCGTAATGACTGCGGAACAATCCGCCCACGTAATCGCTGTGAGAAGTGTCGGCGCCGGACATAGTGGCTCCATCTGAGTAGGTTGCGCGTTATGTCCGGTGTTCCGGTGGAGCGATCCTAGCAAGGCGGCTTATTCTTTAATAATATTTAAAAGGTATTTTTATATAACCTTATTGAAGCTTCGCATAACCCGCGTTGACCGCCTGTTGCTGGTAATCCAACAGCACGCGGTAGTCGTCTTCGCGCGCGGGCAGCACTTGCTGGATACCCAGCGTGTCGACCACCTGCGGCAAATCCTGCAACGCCAGGTTCATTGCCTCGCGGATCTGCGCCACGTGCTCATCGCTCAGCCTAAGCGGCCCGATGTAAGGCAAGGTCGGGCTCGGCGCGCTGCGGGTGATGATGCGCAGCCCCGCCACTTCCTGCGGGGCGAAACGCGCCAGGTAGTCGTAGGTGACGCTGTCGATGGCGGCGAGGTCGGCAAGGTTTTCGCGCAGCCAGCGCAGGCTTTCACGGTGGGCGCCGCTGATGCCGACGCTGGCAAAGAAACGACCGCCGCGCTGCAACGGCGCGAGGCGTTCGCGCAGCAGGTTCATGCCGCTGTTGGAGTCATGGCCATTGATCACGCCACGGCTGAGGTAGAAGTCCGCCAGTGCGGTGCGCGGGTCGTCGTCGCGGGCCAGCAGCAGGCTGCAATGTTCGCCCTGGCTGCTGTGGGCCAACTCGTAGCGTGGGCGACCGATCACGCGCACCTGGCCGCGCAGTTGGGTCATCAGCGGATAGCCGCAGGTTTGCGTGACGAGCAGTTCGGGCGCCAGCCACAGGCCGTGCAGGTCGAGGTGGTCGGCGTTGCGGCGGCTCAGATTCAGACGCTCGACTATCCGCGCCAACCACTGCTGGTTGGCGCGCTGCACCGCTTCGGGGGCGACGTACATCAGCAGTTCGGCGTAGTGATCACTCATGGGCGTCTCTCAGGCAAAAGGGTGCCGGGGGCTGTCGATGGCCTTGAGGCCGTGGCGGCTGATCAATTGGCCGTAGCCCTGCACCACAAACCCGCCGCTGCGCGCCACCCATTGTTCGCGGCGGGCGTGGTAGACGGTGGGCAGCAAGTACCAGGGCAGTTTCGGCAAGTCATGGTGCACTAGGTGCAGGTTGTTGTTGAGGAACAGCCAGGTCCAGGGCCAGGCCGCTTCGTTGAGGACGGTGCGCTGTTCCGGCTGCAGGTGTGGACGGTGCTCATAGTAGGAACGGATCGACGCCAGCGACAAGGCCGGCACGCTGACCAGCAGCAGGTAGTGCCACACCGGCAGTGCGCTGCAGTGGGCAATGAAGCTCAGCATCAATAGGGTCACGGCGCCGTGGGCCAGCCACATCGGCCACACGTGGGGCAAGCGTTGAAACTCATGACGCGCCAGTCGGCCAATTGCCAACGGCGCCGCGAGCAGGAAACGGCCGAGCACGGTTTTGGTCAGCCAATGCACGCTGCGTTTGAACAACGAGCTGTTGTCCCATTGGGATTGGTTGAGGTAGCGGCTTTCCGGGTCGATGCCCGGCAGCGTCAGGTCTTCATCGTTGTGGTGCAACAAATGGCTTTCGCGGTACAGCGTATAGGGATACCACACGGCAAAAGGCGCATAGCCGAGCAGTTTGTTCACAAGAAGCGAGCGGGTGGGATGGCCGTGGAGCAATTCGTGCTGCACCGACAGCCACAGCGTCACCAACGGAATCAGCAGCAAGGTGCTCAGCCACAGGCCCAGCCATTGACTGGCGAGCATCACGGCGAACCAGCCGGTGTACACGCCGATCAGCAACAGCCAGGTCGGCCATTCGGTCCGGGCGGTAAAACGGTGCACCAGGGCTTCGATTTCCCGGCGCTGGGTCAGATCAAGGTAGTTGGCCATCGGCAGCTCAGAGCAGGTGTTTCCTGCTCTGTGCATTGAGGCTTGAAAATCTTGCAGACCGTTTGGTTCTAAGCTTGTAACTCAGTGACCGAACAGGCCTGTGTCGGACTTCTTGGCTTTCTTGTCGGCGCGTTTTTCATCGGCGGTTTTTGCCGGTTTCTTCTTCGCGGCTTTCTTTGAATCCATACCTTTGGCCATGATGCATGCTCAACTGAAGGGGATGTAACAGTGGGTATACCACCTATTGCCGGGCAGAAGGCGCTTATAATCCCCGACCCTTGATATTGCTCGCTTGAAGACCATGCCCGAACTGCACCTCGAACCGCTGGCAGCGCCGCTGTGGCCGCTGCTCAACAAGTTTTACCGTAGCCACGATTCGTCGATGAAAGCCATCAAAGGCGGGCGTTTATGGGTGGCGCGCGACAGCGAGATCGTGGCCGGGTTGTGCCTGAGCCCGGTGCTGGGTGGACAGTGGCTGACGGGGGTGTTTGTGGACCCCGCGTACCGCGGCAACGGGTTGGCGGCGCGGCTGATTCTGCAGGCAGTGGCCGAAGTGGAAGGCACAGTGTGGCTGCTGTGCCATCCGGATCTGGAAGGTCTGTACCGGCGCATGGGCTTCACTCAGGACACGGTGCTGCCACAATCGCTCAGCGAGCGGCTGGTACGCTACAAACGCAATAAACCAATGATCGCCATGGGGCTTATAACCAAGGGTGAGGTGCACCTCGGATAATGTGTGATCGCCCGGTAGAGGGCCCATGCTAGCCTCGACGGCACAGTGGCCCCTTACAGGATGATCATGAAAACCACGCTTGCAGCTCTGTCCCTCACCGCCCTCCTCGTTCCAACGCTCAGCCAGGCAGCCGACGCACCGATTACCGCCGCGCAGTACGCCAGCGTGCTTGCCGGCAGCTGGCGCGACCCGGCCAACAGCGCGCGCGATGTTTATCGCCATCCGCAGCAAACGTTGGAATTCTTCGGCCTGGGCGCCAAGCAGACGGTGATCGAAATCACCCCGGGCGGCGGCTGGTACAGCGAGGTCCTGGCGCCGTTGCTCAAGGACCATGGGCATTACGTCGCCGCCGTGCAGGCTGCGAGCAGCAGTGCTTACGCCGCGACGTCCGAACAGAACCTGAAAAAGAAATTCGCCGCCGACCCAGCGCGTTATGCCAAGGCCGAGGTTGTCGAATTCGATCCCAAGGCGCCGGTGTTCGGCAAGCCTGCGTCGGCCGATGCCGTACTGACCTTTCGCAATGTGCATAACTGGGTTGACGCGGGCACCGCGCCGGCCACCTTCAGCGCGTTCTACACGGTGCTCAAGCCCGGCGGGGTGCTGGGCGTGGAAGATCATCGCGCCAAGGATGGGGCGGATCTGGAAGCGATCAAGGACAGTGGTTACCTGACCACCGCGCAGGTGGTGAAGCTGGCAACGGACGCCGGGTTCAAGCTGGCGGGACAGAGTGAGGTGAATGCCAACCCGAAGGACACCAAGGATTACCCCGGTGGCGTATGGACCTTGCCGCCGGCATTGAAGTTGGGTGAGCAGGACAAGGCCAAGTATGTGGCGATTGGTGAGTCGGATCGGATGACGTTGCGGTTTGTGAAACCGGCCAAATAACCCGCTTTGCAATGCAATGCACATGTGGGAGCGGGCTTGCTCGCGAATGTGGAGTATCAGTCACAGGACAAGTCACTGATACACCGCTTTCGCGAGCAAGCCCGCTACCACATTTGGATCTCATTGGGCCTGAAAGCTATTCGTCAGCGTTCGGGTCCATGTCTGGAAACATCACTTCGATAAACCCGAACTTGCTGAAGTCGGTAATCCGCGAGGGGTACAACCGGCCGATCAGGTGATCGCATTCATGCTGCACCACGCGCGCATGGAAACCCTCGGCGATGCGCGTAATCGGCTCGCCTTTGGGGTCGAAACCCTCGTAGCGAATCTGCTGATAACGGTCTACCGCGCCACGCAGGCCGGGCACGGACAGGCAGCCTTCATAGCCCTCTTCCACCACCGGGCTGAGCGGTGTGATCAACGGGTTGATCAGGATGGTCTGCGGCACCGGCGGCGCATCCGGGTATCGCTCGCTGGCTTCGAAACCAAAGATCACCAGTTGCAGATCGACGCCGATCTGCGGTGCGGCCAGCCCAACGCCGCCGACGTGTTCCATGGTCTGGAACATGTCGTCAATCAACTGCCAAAGCTCGGGGCTGTCGAACATTTCCGGCGGTACCGGCGGTGCAATACGCAGCAGGCGCTCATCGCCCATTTTCAGGATTTCACGGATCATCGATCAGGCTCAATGGGTGTGGGCTTGGAGTGGTCCCGGCCTAGGCCTGAGACGTGCTGTTTTTCATCCGTGTCAGAAACTTCTTCGGCGGGTTCATCGAACTCCTTTTCTCCCGGGTCCTTGCCTTCAGCCGACATGTGTTCGATCACGGCATTCATCTCCGCGCCCAGCAACAGCACCGCGGCGGAAATATAGAAGTACAGAAGCAGGACGATGATCGCACCGATACTGCCATACATGGCGTTGTAGTCGGCGAAGGTTTTGACGTAATAGCCAAAGCCCAGGGAAGCAACGATCCACACCACTACGGCGAGCACCGAGCCGGGCGTGATGAAGCGGAATTTCTGCTCCACATCGGGCATCACGTAATACATGAGGGCCACGGCGAACATCAGCAGAATCACGATCAGCGGCCAGCGCAGGATGGTCCACAAAGTCACCACAAATTCCTGCATGCCGATCTGTCCGGCGAGCCACTCCATCACCTGCGGGCCAAGCACCATCAAGGCGGCTGCAGCGAGCAGCATGCCGGCGATGCCGACGGTGTAGAACACCGAGAGCGGGAAGCGCTTCCAGATCGGACGGCCTTCGACCACGTCGTAGGCAGCGTTCATCGCGCTCATCATCAGCC encodes:
- a CDS encoding TonB-dependent siderophore receptor, which codes for MNQFNRVPLRTFALVPLASLFLSFAASAEEARQVYHIAPGPLDEVLLNISRQSGQVISFTPQLGNYSSATVDGSLSAHQAVDAALKGTGLQVQVSPDGAFIIKEGAAKNATSSVKAQTSAAQAPTLDRVVAIGTRRSNATALTSSAPVDVINAEELKQTGATSLNQALFQLLPSFNFPQNNSATRGQDPKGASLRGLSPDQTLVLINGKRRHTSAVVNISGGVPFIGAQPVDLDMIPISAIDHVEVLRDGASAQYGSDAVAGVVNIVLKERDSGGGINTQLGKYAQGDGFSKTTDGWYGIGLPGDGFLTLSFNTLNNKPDDIGDKYIADGHVQDPRWGGAGRDKYNLAANAEIGLNDQWRVYSFATFGQDTSVNNTPPLLASSPNNVASIYPGGTIPKYRYRYEDGAITVGTRYEDDSIGRFDLSATYGRDEHDELAFNTVNPSYGANSPTKFNVATLVNDQTNITLDYAKDLDVNWSSHPLTVSGGVAYRHEQYRLEAGDYDSYSYGGIDGVQVGAVQASGLTPEDAGTFKRDVGGVYFGLENQVTDKLQVGVAGRTEHYSDFGSATTGKLSARYDFTPQVGVRATVNNAYHAPSLGQIGTSWTTTTNLDANGNPVLTRMLPADNPAARALGAQPLKPEKSTNYSLGLVLRPAENASLTIDAYQISIRDRLLFSGGISGPLAEQILTNAGYGQYSWAQFMTNAADTRTRGVDIVGKYNLDLAQFGNLALSAGYTKARTTIEKVHENPNGFEVLTREARGFIEHGYPEDKLVFGAVHTLNQWTIALNQTRYGKYRKYAASETNAQYDQVFSAQWSTDLDVNYAFTKQLRVSVGVNNLFDSKPDDFNSRLRQTPGQQYSYLSPTAPEGAFYYTRLSYDF
- a CDS encoding FecR domain-containing protein — translated: MNDALIDSATRWYVLLRSGEATAADWQRYHHWRAADPRHDALCRQLETRLGVFQVAQAQGVSGKVLQQALDAPSSRRHVLQVALAGAGVAMGAALLSKPMGLADLTADVRTGTGERRTVTLADGSELLLNAQSAADIQFDPQRRLVRLREGELLARVASDRNRPFLIQTEQAQVRACGNRFVLRERQGQGQVVALDGALEIDRQSGERLQLAAGHEVHFDRAGFGPVQVSSAGATAWIDGFLQVRDRPLAEVIDALRPYHTGVLRLDPSVAGLRVSGLYRLDNPQQILDTLARTLPIHITRRTGLWVTVNAA
- a CDS encoding sigma-70 family RNA polymerase sigma factor, with translation MSGADTSHSDYVGGLFRSHYDWLCSRLHRHLDSRAHAEDIAADTFVQLLSSPGVVPIRQPRALLTTIAQRLMYQLWRRRDLERAYLDALDNDETCTAPSPEDLAHMLEALQAIDQLLDGLPAKVKATFLLSQLNGLTYPEIAAELGISQRSVSDYMARALNRCLRLCLE
- a CDS encoding phosphate/phosphite/phosphonate ABC transporter substrate-binding protein, with translation MSDHYAELLMYVAPEAVQRANQQWLARIVERLNLSRRNADHLDLHGLWLAPELLVTQTCGYPLMTQLRGQVRVIGRPRYELAHSSQGEHCSLLLARDDDPRTALADFYLSRGVINGHDSNSGMNLLRERLAPLQRGGRFFASVGISGAHRESLRWLRENLADLAAIDSVTYDYLARFAPQEVAGLRIITRSAPSPTLPYIGPLRLSDEHVAQIREAMNLALQDLPQVVDTLGIQQVLPAREDDYRVLLDYQQQAVNAGYAKLQ
- a CDS encoding fatty acid desaturase encodes the protein MANYLDLTQRREIEALVHRFTARTEWPTWLLLIGVYTGWFAVMLASQWLGLWLSTLLLIPLVTLWLSVQHELLHGHPTRSLLVNKLLGYAPFAVWYPYTLYRESHLLHHNDEDLTLPGIDPESRYLNQSQWDNSSLFKRSVHWLTKTVLGRFLLAAPLAIGRLARHEFQRLPHVWPMWLAHGAVTLLMLSFIAHCSALPVWHYLLLVSVPALSLASIRSYYEHRPHLQPEQRTVLNEAAWPWTWLFLNNNLHLVHHDLPKLPWYLLPTVYHARREQWVARSGGFVVQGYGQLISRHGLKAIDSPRHPFA
- a CDS encoding GNAT family N-acetyltransferase, with protein sequence MPELHLEPLAAPLWPLLNKFYRSHDSSMKAIKGGRLWVARDSEIVAGLCLSPVLGGQWLTGVFVDPAYRGNGLAARLILQAVAEVEGTVWLLCHPDLEGLYRRMGFTQDTVLPQSLSERLVRYKRNKPMIAMGLITKGEVHLG
- a CDS encoding class I SAM-dependent methyltransferase — its product is MKTTLAALSLTALLVPTLSQAADAPITAAQYASVLAGSWRDPANSARDVYRHPQQTLEFFGLGAKQTVIEITPGGGWYSEVLAPLLKDHGHYVAAVQAASSSAYAATSEQNLKKKFAADPARYAKAEVVEFDPKAPVFGKPASADAVLTFRNVHNWVDAGTAPATFSAFYTVLKPGGVLGVEDHRAKDGADLEAIKDSGYLTTAQVVKLATDAGFKLAGQSEVNANPKDTKDYPGGVWTLPPALKLGEQDKAKYVAIGESDRMTLRFVKPAK
- the def gene encoding peptide deformylase, yielding MIREILKMGDERLLRIAPPVPPEMFDSPELWQLIDDMFQTMEHVGGVGLAAPQIGVDLQLVIFGFEASERYPDAPPVPQTILINPLITPLSPVVEEGYEGCLSVPGLRGAVDRYQQIRYEGFDPKGEPITRIAEGFHARVVQHECDHLIGRLYPSRITDFSKFGFIEVMFPDMDPNADE
- a CDS encoding YihY/virulence factor BrkB family protein, translated to MIFPVLQGLPLHKVLVRTVKEFVDDEMPTYASALAYQMLFSLFPFLLFLIALIGFLHLPDFFTWLRMQSELVLPPQALEQVNPVIDQLQQSKGGLLSVGIVIALWTASAGVRLMMSAMNAAYDVVEGRPIWKRFPLSVFYTVGIAGMLLAAAALMVLGPQVMEWLAGQIGMQEFVVTLWTILRWPLIVILLMFAVALMYYVMPDVEQKFRFITPGSVLAVVVWIVASLGFGYYVKTFADYNAMYGSIGAIIVLLLYFYISAAVLLLGAEMNAVIEHMSAEGKDPGEKEFDEPAEEVSDTDEKQHVSGLGRDHSKPTPIEPDR